Proteins encoded together in one Amblyomma americanum isolate KBUSLIRL-KWMA chromosome 1, ASM5285725v1, whole genome shotgun sequence window:
- the LOC144120578 gene encoding alpha-(1,3)-fucosyltransferase C-like — MCCRSAIALFVVLGAVVAILLLRAFQTPSREEKYGSEYRPLTLAPIGSEVESHLRRGTSTVSSQLDDASTGLSGVSMLGHLQPRILLWAEPGERRPVEGVHLPAEGEIALRYCSFVLQNALPDAVVATFPPDCYVTRDYSQLNQSDAIVFDAFAVHGTIPPIFRVSSQVWVFWTHHGSAPTADLGSMTTDAFNWTMGRRMDADVAIPYGRWTRRERAAPRDFAKKRHAKNGTALFFTSDCDRKEDMQVLTEVMDALQGSAIRGCGASDCGRFQLCVREHAEQFHFLFVANSSGCYEHPLEAIYDAFRYDLIPVYFGQKTLVGLPEHSFVDAFAMVRATDIIDYLSALLKDWDLYCAFFKWKEEYVLSSRDDLCYLCDALKKNLQRKTTDVVAWWKKSNLCPLNHRISQAHSQPHEAYVH, encoded by the coding sequence ATGTGCTGTAGGTCAGCGATAGCACTTTTCGTCGTGCTGGGTGCGGTCGTAGCCATTCTACTGTTGCGAGCGTTTCAGACGCCCAGCCGTGAGGAGAAATACGGGAGTGAGTACAGGCCCCTCACGCTAGCTCCCATCGGGTCGGAAGTGGAGTCGCACCTACGCCGAGGCACCAGCACTGTCTCCTCTCAACTTGACGATGCATCAACTGGGCTCAGCGGCGTCTCAATGTTGGGCCATCTTCAGCCCCGTATCCTGCTGTGGGCAGAGCCTGGCGAGAGACGTCCAGTTGAAGGTGTGCACCTTCCAGCCGAGGGCGAAATTGCGCTGCGCTACTGTTCGTTCGTTCTACAAAATGCCTTGCCCGATGCCGTTGTGGCAACTTTTCCCCCGGACTGTTACGTTACCAGAGACTACTCTCAGCTCAACCAAAGTGATGCCATCGTATTCGATGCATTTGCCGTTCACGGTACGATCCCACCGATATTCCGAGTCTCAAGCCAAGTTTGGGTTTTCTGGACTCATCATGGGAGTGCGCCTACTGCGGACCTCGGCAGCATGACCACTGATGCATTCAACTGGACAATGGGACGCCGCATGGACGCAGACGTCGCGATCCCTTACGGCCGTTGGACACGGAGAGAGAGGGCGGCTCCTCGTGACTTTGCAAAGAAGCGGCACGCAAAGAATGGTACCGCACTGTTCTTCACTAGCGACTGTGACCGCAaggaagacatgcaggtgctcaCAGAAGTCATGGATGCCTTGCAGGGCTCGGCCATACGTGGATGTGGCGCATCTGATTGTGGTAGGTTCCAGCTGTGCGTGAGAGAGCATGCAGAGCAGTTCCACTTTCTCTTCGTCGCCAATTCGTCAGGCTGCTACGAACACCCTTTGGAGGCCATTTACGACGCCTTCAGGTATGACTTGATACCTGTTTACTTTGGGCAGAAGACCCTGGTTGGCCTGCCAGAACACTCCTTCGTGGATGCCTTTGCTATGGTACGGGCAACGGATATCATCGACTACCTGAGCGCGCTCCTCAAGGACTGGGATTTGTACTGCGCTTTCTTTAAGTGGAAAGAAGAGTATGTACTGAGTAGTCGGGACGATCTTTGCTACCTGTGCGACGCGCTGAAGAAGAATCTTCAGCGGAAGACCACGGATGTCGTCGCCTGGTGGAAGAAGAGCAACCTTTGTCCGCTGAACCACCGGATCAGCCAGGCACACAGCCAACCTCATGAAGCTTACGTCCATTGA